A single Elusimicrobiota bacterium DNA region contains:
- a CDS encoding Gfo/Idh/MocA family oxidoreductase has protein sequence MRKLKAGVLGLRRGMSYATSFNAHPNTQLVTICDFSKDRISAAKPKLPDLTLYSDYDNFLEHDTDIVVIAGYLPDHAKQAIKALHAGKHVLSEVTACMTLGEAVALCRTVEKTGKKYMMAENYCYMPHIQEMKVLYKKGVLGEYTYGEGEYIHDCRPQWKILTNGPTHWRNWLPASYYCTHSLGPISWITGTRTVKVNGFFVNKGIGQTVGRVGDDWGVLMCTMDNGAISRIIPWSNGPRDTLWYRIYGTKGTVEHNRLTDKTVLNVFTETKPLQFSTDIYLAKFKKYADLAAQTGHGGSDFFVTHEFVESILKDTKPPIDVYESVDMTLPGILGYKSALMGNASLEVPDFRKESVRKKYENDNWSPNPADKDKQAHQPKPSILGDIKIPVKVYKQIYE, from the coding sequence ATGAGAAAACTAAAAGCTGGAGTCTTAGGATTACGCCGCGGGATGAGTTACGCTACAAGTTTTAATGCGCATCCCAACACCCAGCTGGTAACCATCTGTGATTTCAGTAAAGACCGTATCTCCGCAGCAAAACCCAAACTCCCGGATCTTACTTTATATTCTGACTACGACAATTTTTTGGAGCACGATACTGACATCGTTGTTATAGCCGGGTATCTCCCGGACCATGCAAAACAAGCTATAAAAGCGCTTCACGCAGGGAAACACGTATTATCAGAAGTAACTGCATGTATGACACTTGGGGAAGCCGTGGCGTTATGCCGTACCGTAGAAAAAACCGGGAAAAAGTATATGATGGCAGAGAATTATTGTTATATGCCGCACATACAGGAAATGAAAGTGTTATACAAAAAAGGCGTGTTAGGCGAGTACACCTACGGTGAAGGCGAGTATATCCATGACTGCCGTCCACAATGGAAAATCCTTACAAACGGCCCAACACACTGGCGTAACTGGCTACCCGCATCGTATTACTGTACACACTCACTCGGCCCGATCTCGTGGATTACCGGAACACGAACCGTGAAAGTCAACGGCTTCTTTGTCAATAAAGGCATTGGCCAAACTGTTGGCCGGGTAGGCGATGACTGGGGTGTACTGATGTGCACAATGGACAACGGCGCGATCAGCCGTATAATCCCGTGGTCAAACGGGCCAAGGGATACTTTGTGGTACCGTATCTACGGCACAAAAGGTACGGTTGAACATAACCGTCTTACCGATAAAACAGTACTTAACGTGTTCACTGAAACCAAACCGTTACAGTTCAGTACCGATATCTACCTCGCGAAGTTCAAGAAGTACGCTGACCTCGCAGCACAAACTGGGCATGGGGGCAGCGATTTTTTTGTTACCCACGAATTTGTTGAGAGTATACTGAAAGACACAAAACCGCCGATTGATGTTTATGAATCCGTTGATATGACACTCCCCGGAATACTTGGGTACAAGTCAGCGTTAATGGGCAACGCTTCTCTTGAAGTTCCGGATTTCCGGAAAGAATCCGTCCGTAAAAAATACGAGAATGATAA
- a CDS encoding PilZ domain-containing protein, with protein sequence MTNWEEKRYYKRYNAALPVDIICTKTKALISHGITRNISFGGLSIVIEKEIDGTPNYIFELTSPKGKKVSLTGTISWKHPEYQKMSYGVQFHNLGFFKTISFKSFIDDITKMNG encoded by the coding sequence ATGACAAACTGGGAAGAAAAACGGTACTACAAACGCTATAACGCTGCGTTGCCGGTAGACATTATTTGTACAAAAACAAAAGCGTTGATCTCCCACGGTATTACCCGTAACATAAGTTTTGGCGGGTTAAGTATCGTTATTGAAAAAGAAATTGATGGAACACCAAACTACATTTTTGAACTAACCTCGCCAAAAGGGAAGAAAGTGTCATTAACCGGCACAATCTCGTGGAAACATCCGGAGTACCAAAAAATGTCATACGGCGTACAGTTCCACAACCTCGGGTTCTTCAAAACAATATCATTCAAATCGTTTATTGATGATATTACCAAGATGAACGGTTAA